The following proteins come from a genomic window of Miscanthus floridulus cultivar M001 chromosome 2, ASM1932011v1, whole genome shotgun sequence:
- the LOC136538982 gene encoding NADPH-dependent aldehyde reductase-like protein, chloroplastic translates to MAVSNAENTSSLLPLDGRVALVTGGSRGIGREVSAHLAALGARVMVNYASNSARADELVAELASRGQKAVAVRADVSDPDAVHALFDRAEEAFGSPPHIVVCCAGVLSDKYPALADTAVDDFDIMFAVNVRGTFLVCREAANRVPANSAGRIVTFSSSIVGTLLPGYAAYTATNAAVEAMTKILAKEVAAKGVTANVVAPGPVRTELFLAGKDEAFLRRVEQQSMGRIAETTDVAPVVAFLPSDAAAWVNGQVIRVNGGFV, encoded by the coding sequence ATGGCAGTCTCAAACGCCGAGAACACGTCGTCGCTGCTCCCGCTCGACGGCCGCGTCGCGCTCGTCACTGGCGGCTCCCGCGGCATCGGCCGCGAGGTGTCCGCCCACCTCGCCGCCCTCGGCGCACGCGTCATGGTCAACTATGCGTCCAATTCCGCGAGGGCAGATGAGCTCGTCGCGGAGCTCGCCTCCCGCGGTCAAAAGGCCGTGGCCGTCCGCGCGGACGTGTCAGACCCGGACGCTGTGCACGCGCTCTTTGACCGCGCCGAGGAGGCGTTCGGGTCCCCGCCGCACATCGTCGTCTGCTGCGCAGGCGTCCTCAGTGACAAGTACCCGGCGCTCGCGGACACTGCCGTCGACGACTTCGACATCATGTTCGCGGTGAACGTGCGCGGGACGTTCCTCGTGTGCCGCGAGGCGGCGAACCGAGTCCCAGCCAATAGCGCCGGCCGCATCGTGACGTTCTCTTCGTCCATTGTGGGCACGCTCCTGCCGGGATACGCGGCGTACACGGCGACTAACGCCGCTGTGGAGGCGATGACGAAGATCCTAGCCAAGGAGGTGGCCGCGAAGGGGGTGACCGCGAACGTGGTCGCGCCGGGGCCCGTGCGCACCGAGCTGTTCTTGGCCGGGAAGGACGAAGCATTCCTGCGGAGGGTGGAGCAGCAGTCCATGGGGCGCATCGCCGAGACGACAGACGTGGCGCCGGTGGTGGCGTTCCTGCCCAGCGACGCCGCGGCTTGGGTGAACGGGCAGGTCATCAGGGTCAATGGCGGTTTCGTCTAA